The Cervus elaphus chromosome 9, mCerEla1.1, whole genome shotgun sequence genomic interval tctgaggcatgtgggatcttagttctcccaccagggatggaacccatgtccctgctgcattgcaaggcagattcttaaccactggaccaccagggaagtctcgctGGGCAGCTTTTGAGTAACTGTGTGAAGGAAACTGCTGAACTGAACAGATCCCATCATTCCATCCCAGGCAGAACCCAGATCACCCCTACCCTGCCTGCCCCAGCCCCGTCTCTTCCTCTGATCCAGCCCTGATCCCATGTGTGGGAGTGGGgactcaatgtgtgtgtgtgtgtgtcctgatctgtttctcctccttggggCTCACATGGATCtgttgaaggaaggaagagtCCCAATTCTAGTGACACTGATCTGTTCTAATTAAGCAATTGAAAAATCTCATATTCATAGTTCTCAAAGCATTGCACTGTGTCAAAGGACAGAGGGAAcacattcccatttcacagattgagaaactgagactcagagaggcaaaGTCACTTGTCCAAGATTGTCCAGCAACTCGACAGTGGTGAACCCAGGCCGGATAGGTCCCATCCACCCTTAGGTGGATGTCAAGGGCATGGCCCCTCTTCAGGGGTGCGGGGAGCCCCTGCTACTTGCCCAGGGTCATGGAGGCAGCAGCAGGGAGACTCCAGGCACTCCATTCCCCGTAGTCGGTGAGGTCCTGAGCAGCCACCTGGATGCAGTACTTGGCTTGAGGCCTCACAGCCTTGAGGGTGAAGGATGTGGCTTCAATTGGCCCCACCTGAGAGCAGAAGCAAGGCTGGGTCAGTGGGAACGAGGATACTCTGTGATCAAGCCTTCTGTCCCCCTGCTCAGGCTGCTGCTCTGGCACTCAGGCCCCAATGTCCATTCTAAACAGCATGCCCTCTGCGGCCCCCTCCACGCCTGTGGCCACCTTCAACATCTTGCTGAGCAGGGAAAGACTACCCCTCCAGGGTCAGGCAGTTCTTGGTCAACCAGGAGCATGCCTTTCATATACAAACCAACCCACCCTGAGTCCACACTCCCACCAATCCCTTTGTCCATCACTTATTCCTGTTCACGGCTGAGTGATGTTCCCATGAGTGGACGGACCACACATTGTGGATCCATCATCTGTTGAGGGCCCTGACATTGTCTCCACCTTTTGGccattgtgagtaatgctgctgtgaacattcatgtacaagtattTGTTCAAgatcctgttttttattttttcaggtggATGCTCAGCAGTATAACTGCTCAGCtgcctttttaaagaaatatttatttattttgactgtgctggatcttagaacatgcaaactcttaattgcggcatgtgggatctagttccctgaccagggattgaaccctaggccccttgcattgggtgCTCAGAGTCTTAGCGATCAAGTCTTAGcgactggatcaccagggaagtccctgggctgCCTTTATGTCACACACCAGGACCCTAAGCTGTGACCCAGACCCCAGTGCACATTTACACATGCTCTTCCCTCTATCCAGGAACCCCACCCTTGTCCTCACCTGACGGAAGCGGGCAGCCCCGTGACGCTTGTAGCGGATCCGGTACTTGAGGGAGAAGATCTCCGGGAAGGGCCAGGTCTGGGGGGGCTCCCATTGCACCCACAGCTGCTGCCCAGGGAGAGGGCTCAGGCGCACGCCTTCCGGAGGGTCCGGTTTGACTGATGGACAAGCAGGAGGCAGGGTCAGCAGAgaagacattcattcattcattcaatcaaacaataaatattattgaGTGTATGGCGATGTTCTGGATGTTGGGACACAGTAGCCCTGTCCTCTTGGAGCCCAGTCCCTTCAGGCAGAGGACAATAGACAAGAGGCAAATCTGAAGGTCattaagaggaaggaagaaagttcaggagtGCAGGGAGGGGAGTGGGTTGCAATATTCCTTGAGACACAATTTACACACCAGAGAACTCCCTCTTTTAAAGTGTATAGTTGTGGTTTTCATATATTCAGagtgttgtgtaaccatcaccactgttTAACCCAGAACATTTCATCATCCCCCAAAGAAACTCTGACCATATTAGCAGTCACCCTCCAGTCCTCACTCCCTAGACCCTGACAACCAGGAACCCACTCTCTGTGTCTGAGGATCTACCTGTTCTGGACGTTTCCCATCAGTGGAATTACACCCTGTGTGTCCTGCTATGTCTGCCTCTCACTGAGCATCATGTTTTCAGGGTCCGTCCACATGGTAGTGAGTGTCTGGGCTTCtctgctttttatggctgaataatattccagggTGTGGATGGAAACATTTTGAGAATCCATTCATCAGTTAACGAGCATTTgtgttgcttctgctttatggataatgctgctatgaacattcatgtacaagtttgtGTGCTTTCATATCTTTTAGATATATACCTAAGACTGGAATTTCTGGATTACTTGGTAATTTGTTTAACTCTTTGAGGGtctgccagactgttttctagCAACCACTAACAATGTGTGATggtttgcaatttaaaaaaaatgctcagGGGAGGATTCACTGAGGAGATGACATCTGAGTTGAGACCTATAGGAGGTGAGGGAGTAAAGGCAAATCTAGGGAGGAAGAGCCATCTAGGCAGAGGGCACAGCACGTGCAAGAGCCCTGGGGCAGGACTGTGCCTGACATGCTGGAGGAACGGTGAGGAGGCccatgtggctggagcagagtgagcaaaggggagagaaggaggaggaaaggacggGGAGGGTGTGGGGAAGGTCATGCAGGGCATTGTGGGCCATGAGAAGGACTTGGGCTTTCACCTGCAGGGAGGTGGGAGCCCTGGAGGGCTGTGAGCAGCGCAATGACGGGACCAGACTGGAGTGCTCAAGGTGCTCTCTCATGGCTGCTTCAGGAAGGACAGATGGATATGAGGGCAGGAGTGAGGGAAGGACCGAGATTGGCTGTGCTGGTCCAGGTGGGCGATGATGAAGGCTGGACCAACTAGGGGCTCCAGAGAGGGAGAGGTGGGCTGATTCTTGGTCAACTGTGAAAGTGGATCCCACAGAATCCATATAGATAGACAGGATCTCATCCTGACAGGTGGGAGGTGAGCCTGTCTTGGGGGAGGAGTAGGAGGAAGGTGGGGGGCCCTCCACACTCCCACCTCGACCCCTACTCACTGATGTGCTCTGGGACAAAGGGCAAGAAGCTGCTGCTGACACCAGCGGGTTGGACAGCGGTGATGTTGAGCACATAGGGCACCATGGAGAACATCTGGACATCGGGGATGATACAGCTGGTGGCTTCTGGTGTCGGCTGGAGGCAGGGCCAGCTTTCCCCATGGGCTGCCACGCCGAGCCTGAACACGGAAGGAGTGCTGTGAGGATCCTAGCACTTCATGCTGGCCCACCTGTGCCCTGACCCCATGTGAGGACAGCAGGTGAGGAGTCCTGGTCTTGGCTGTGTGATCCTAGGGGTCCCTCAACCCAACATCACAGAACTCGGGTGACCCAGGGTTGGAGGGAACATCCCACTAGGAGGTGCTAGGGTCTGGGCTGTAAAGCTTTCGTCAACATTCCAGCCTTAGAATGCCAACATTCCCAGGTCTGTGATTCACAGATTCTGGACTCTGAAATAATGATTCCAACTCTCTTGAATTCTGGCACCCTTAGATTTCAGACTCTAGAGAGTGGAGTTTAACACCACTCACAGAACCTTCCACAGCATCCAAAACGTTCTGCTTCTGCagtgtggatgtgactgaagtgcaGCCAGTGCAACTGAGTGGGACTTTTATCTAATCTacgtgtttccctggtggctcaaatgataaagaatctgcctactatgcaggagacctaggttctattGGTGAGTAGGGAAgacctcctgaagaaggaaatgataacccactccagtattcttgcctgggaaatgccatggatagaggagcttggcaggctgcagttcctgggttcacaaagagttggctgcaactgagtgactaacactttctgctttctttctaaTCTACATGAAGTTTCTAGTTATCAGAAAGTTTGAGAAAGTTTCTCAGAACAACTCAGGTGTATGAATCTACTTTCCCAAACACAAATGTTATGAAATCTAATTAGAGATCAATATTTTCCAGTGAACATTTAGCATCTGAATTGAAATGTGATATACACATAAAGCATCAATGGAATTGCCATGACTTAGTATAACAGGACTGAATGTACAAtatctcattaatttttaaagttttgatgaCATGTTGAAATAATGCTTTGGGTAATCCTATTCATGATAATAAATCAATTTCTAGTATAAATTTCTAgtataaatggagaaggaaatggcaacccactccattattcttggctggaaaatcccatggacacaggagcctggcaggctacagtccatggggttgtaaaaagtcagatatgactgagcaactgaacgtgCATGTTAGTATAAATTTAAATACATGAAATCTATACAAGCATGTTAAAGCACATTACATTCAATCATATTAGATGGTACATATTTGGAGtatttgaatattatttaaataaaatattaaaaccagtatcaccatttttttttttaatttttcaaatgggGCTTCTAGGAAATTTTACCCTCCACACATGGCTGACAATATGTATTTTAGGGAGTGTATTTCTAAGGGTTGGTGCTGCTCTAGAATTTCGAGTGTTTCAGGTTCTCACTAAGTGTTCAGCTACCCTGATCCTAGGGGGTCAGCCCAGTTTTAGTCCCCATGAAGCCCTCCAAGCTCTCTGACCTGTACGTGGCAATGAACGATGTGGGCCTGGTGGAATTCGGAGGAGTGGGCGGCAGGGTCCAGGAGCAGTCTATGGCAACCGGGTACCTGGAGGCCTGGCACCAcaccctgggctgggaggaagcTACTGGGTGGcccggagagagagagagagtgtgagcTTCTCATTCACTGGAACTGTCAAAGCCTTACTGTGGCTGACCCGCCCCTACCTTGCTGCCagacagtgctgggcacacagcaggTACCTAATAAAGGTTTGTAGAATGAATGAGTACATGAATGAAAGGCATTCACATCATCTCCCACCCCTTGATACAACCTGCCATGGCAGGAACTATTACTATTagcccattttccagatgggaagactgaggttGAAGGAGACACAGAGGGGACCTGGGGGTGGCAGGGACTTCTGGAGGGAGAGAGATGCTTTACTAAAACCCCTCTTTGTGATAGTTTTGTTTTGAATCACATGAAGTGAATGAATACAACTAAAAGGTCTCTCTCCACCAGTCTCCCTCCCTCCAGGCTGTGGCTGCCGCTTCCTGGTCCCCTTGGGGTAGGACTtgcctctttgtgcctcagtttcccccatcCATGCAATGGGATGGTAACCCTCTCCCACCAGTGGGCATACAGAAGGCGTGTGggctcccaccccacccagaaGATTCCACGGCATACCAATCCAGTCCTCAGACAGTGTCCCTCTGCCAGGACTCCCTCCAACTCCCGGGGTCCACACATACCTTCTCTCTCCCGACAGAGTGAGCAGCCCACCCAGAGGCTGACGGCAAAGACCAGGACGAGTCTCAGGGCCATGGCTCTGGCGGGCTCTGCTCTCAGGGGCTGGGGCCAGGAGCACCCTCAGGGAGGCAGGGGACTCGGGTCCCACCCAGGGGAAAGCCCAGCCCCCTTTGGAGGCCCCCTACTTCCCCTTCCCTGTCTGACTCACCGCCCAGTTCCtggggccctggaggaggagccccCAGTCCCTTCACCGGCCACCACCAGTTTCGGGTGCGGAAGGCCCCGAAggtgggggcagagagaggaggccACAAAAGGGAGAAGTAGTGACCCCGTGGCCTTTCCCAGCAGAGCCTTCCTTCCGGCTTCAGCGAGGAGGGGGAGCCCCCCGGGGAGGGCGGTGATGACAGGGAGACAACAGAGAGGCGGGATGGGGGGGCACTGAACAAGACAGACGGACAGACCCAGGCGATGCTGGATCACTCATCTACCACCGAGATGGGGACCCCTCCCCACGCCAGCTGCACCCCACGCTCCAGGCCACAGAGAGGCAGACACCCAGGGTTTTGGCGGACATCCCCCACTGAGGACATTCGCCGAGGACCTGGGATGCCCAGGGACAGGCAAAATGACTGCTGGATGCTGTGGAACCCCAGGGGACAGGCTGGACACAGGGCCACCTCCCTGCTTGAGCTGGAAAGAGCCAAGAACCCCCAGGGGATTTCAAAAAGTTAGCCCAggagcagggaggtgggggtgggacccTCTGGGGACCCTCCTACCAGGAATGGGTTTCATATGAGAACAGTGAAGTAAGATGTACGACCTCGGAGCCTGTCTTCACTTAACATTTGGATATTTTGTTCACCATGAACTTTGGGGCACCCATTCTGACTTTTCAAAATACTGCAGTaactaggggacttccctggtggtccagtggctagggtTCCGAGCGTCCAGTGCCGGACACAACTGCAGCTACTTGGCAGGGCACAGTGTCCACCTTGGGGGCTGAGTCCTGCTTCTCTCTCCGCACCCTAATCCCTAATCCCTGCTCTgggccaccccctcccctccttgcAGTGGGGCCCAGCAATCAGGCCACACGACATTTTCATCTTCTGCTCTGCTCCGTGAGCTTTTATTCCTGGGGTAGTGTTTGGGACCAGATGTTGGGGAGAGGACTCAGATTTCCCAGTGGCAGGAGGGGTCGTGGTCAGGGCCGGGATCTAGACTGCCCAGTGCACGCAGGGACCAGTGGGGCCGGTGGAggcagtgaggacagtggggaaGGGGCCCAGGCTAGTCTCCAAGCTCGGAAGGTCAGTGCATGAGTCCCCAAGCCCTCGTGAGAGGCCTAGGGGGGCAGAGGGCAGTCCTCTGCTCTCAGCGGCCCTGGGCCTGGAGCCTCTGCATCTGCAGAATCTGACTCAGAATTCGCTGCACGTCTTCATCCATCTGACCCTgaggaggggggagggtgggagcgGAGGGAGCCTGGGcattctctccccttccccacccagttTCTTCATCCCCCTCCCCCCCTGCCCGTTGATCCTCTTCCCTCCACCAGCCTCTCATTgtacagatagggaaactgaggcccagagagcagCAGTGGTGCCCCCCAAACCAGCGAGGCTCACCTGAATGGCGTAGAGGAGGTGGCTCCTGTACAAGGCCACCACTGCACTGTGGTCCCTGGCAGCCTCCTGTGGGTGCAGGGGAGGGGCGCTCAGAAATGCAGGACTCCCTCCAAGCTATGCCAAAAAGCCCCCCTTGCACCCTGGGCCCCTGTTTTGATGGCATACAACAGCATGGAAGTGCTACTTGCTAAAATACTGAGCTACTTTCCTCCATGTGCACTGCCTGCCTGCCCATCACCCTCCAGGGACCTTGTGCCCAATGGGCAGGCGAGGCTCACCTCTAGCTGCTCCCGCAGAGCCTTCACCTGGCCACGGAGGGCTTCCACCTCCAAGGAGTCTGGGGCCCCCAGCTGGTCCTTCAGCGCCTCCTTAAGACTGAAGACCTCCTTGGAGAGCTCCGTGATCTGGGGTGAGGATGGGAGAGTCAGCCGGCACCTGAGCCCAGGGTGGGGACCTGGGGACCTCTCCCGGGCAGCGGAAGAGCCTCGGACTTGGCAGAAATCACCCTGCAGGCTAAGTCCAGCCCATTAGCTAAGAATGGTTTCTACATGTTAAATCATCAGAAGGTGGTCTAGGGGCTAAgaatctgtgctcccagtgcagggggccggggttccatccctggttggggaactagatctgacATGCTGCGACATGCCGCAACCAAAGCTGCACGCTGCTTAGCTGGACGCTGCAAGATCCATGATCCCTGGTGAcacaactaagcccaggcacagccaaataaataaacgtgctcagtcactcagtcatgtccaactctttgtgaccccatggactgtagcctaacaggctcctctgtccatggaattctccaggcaagaaaactggagtgggttgccattacctcctccagatgatcttcctgacccagggattgagaccgggtctcttgcattataggcagattctttactgtctgagctaccagggaagcccaataaatattaaaaaaaaaaaaaatcatcaaggcaggggtaggaagtcaaaagaatattttctgaCACATGAAAATTACACCAAATTCACAACTCCATGGTcatatgtaaatttttatttatatgtggcCACGCCCATTCGCTGTCAAGTCCATGGCCCCTCTTCAGTGGCAGAGCTGACTACTGTGGCTAGGCAGGGCCAAAATCAGTGACCATCTTGCCCTCTGCAGAAGAAGTGCACAGATCTTGGGAGTCTCCAGAAGGTGAAAGTGGAGACAGACAGAACAAGGGGGACAAAAGCTTCTGTCTTGGTGGGGCTGGGTTACTTGGGCCAGGGTTTGGGTCTTTCTCTCCCCTTGCCTAGTGGGAGATCTTGGGAATGTGACCTAACCACTCGAaatctcggtttcctcatctgtaaggtaAGGAGAACCATCGTTCTCACCTTTGTAGGTTGCTGCGACTCTGAACAGAGATTAATTTTAAGCTGGGCCAGCAAACAGCAGACACTCAATGCGTGCTGGGCTTTGTTGTTATTTCCGTGGATCAGAGGTTCTCAGTCAGGGGTGATCCTATCTCCAGTGGATGCCAGGCAATATCTGGAGGCATCTGTTTGTCAGGACTGGGGGGTCTCCTTGTATCAAGTGGGCAGGGACCAGGGATGCTGCTCCACACCCTATAATACCCAGAATGGTCCCCCATAGAGAATGACCTAGcccctgggacttccttggtggtccagcagataagtctctgagctcccaatgctgggggcctgggttcgatgccaggtcagggaattagatcccacattctgcaactaaatcccgcatgcagcaatgaaaattGAAGATCTTGTACGCAGCAACTAAGGCCTGGTGCAgtcaagtaaatttttaaaaagaagaatggcCTATCCCCAAATGTCACTAGTGCTGAGAGGGAAGGACCCTGCTATAAATAAACCATAATCCTTATCACAACTTTATCTTCAGTTTACAGAGGtagaaactggggctcagagaggtcaagtgacttgcccagggacACAGCTGATTGTGGCCAGGTGGCTCTGTATGCAAAAGCACCTGGGACTCTCGTCCACTGTCTCGAGATGTGCAGTTTGACTCTGAGCCACTCAGTTCACCTCTGGGAGCCTGTTTGCTCATCTGGAAAATTGGATGATTTCCCAAGACCCATTCAGCTGGGACATTCTTAGATTCCTTCCAACATCTGTCAAGTGGGGGACCTCCCGGCAGAGCACAAGGAAAGGGAACCCACCTTCTTGTCCTTCTCCTTGGCCCTCTCCAGGGCCTCCTGGGCACGGCTCTGGGCCTGGCGTGCCCGCTCGGCCTCAGTTCGTAGCCCCCGCAGCTGCTGCTCAGCCGTGGCCAGCTGGGCTTCCGCCGCATGTCGCTCACTCTTCATGAACAGCGCCTCCCGCTGCACCTGCAGCCCAAGCCCACATGTGACCGTGAGGACATTTGGACCCCAAAGAAGCCTGGACCTACCTTCCAAAATGATCCTACCCTTTCATTGCAATCTTGGGACATTCAAGGCCATTTGATGTCAAGGAATTTGGTTCAGGGGTCCTGGATTCCTGTAGGCACTAGAAACATTCTGACTCTGCCGAGCTGTGGGTCCTTAGACAAGTGACATGAGCTCTCCATGCCTCAATCTGCTCATATATAAAAGGAGGATAATAAAAACCCCTATGTCACAGGGTggttgtgaggataaaatgagcaAATACATGGAAGACACTTAGAACAGTGGTTGGTACACAGTAAGTGTTTGAGTTTGTgatgttgttgttactgttattattaaaaCCATATAATGAATGTTACTGTTACTATTTTTATTACATCATAATTAACATTCTGTTCTCTGCCAGtgggaaagtgtgaaagtgtgtagatttcttacaaaaatgaaggaaaaacagaagaatcTGGATGAAAAGTCAACAAATGTCCAAAAATTGTGACTgcatttttttacaaaaatat includes:
- the EBI3 gene encoding interleukin-27 subunit beta isoform X2; its protein translation is MALRLVLVFAVSLWVGCSLCREREASSQPRVWCQASRYPVAIDCSWTLPPTPPNSTRPTSFIATYRLGVAAHGESWPCLQPTPEATSCIIPDVQMFSMVPYVLNITAVQPAGVSSSFLPFVPEHIIKPDPPEGVRLSPLPGQQLWVQWEPPQTWPFPEIFSLKYRIRYKRHGAARFRQVGPIEATSFTLKAVRPQAKYCIQVAAQDLTDYGEWSAWSLPAAASMTLGK
- the EBI3 gene encoding interleukin-27 subunit beta isoform X1, yielding MALRLVLVFAVSLWVGCSLCREREVASSQPRVWCQASRYPVAIDCSWTLPPTPPNSTRPTSFIATYRLGVAAHGESWPCLQPTPEATSCIIPDVQMFSMVPYVLNITAVQPAGVSSSFLPFVPEHIIKPDPPEGVRLSPLPGQQLWVQWEPPQTWPFPEIFSLKYRIRYKRHGAARFRQVGPIEATSFTLKAVRPQAKYCIQVAAQDLTDYGEWSAWSLPAAASMTLGK